The DNA window TCATCTCCGATTTCAAGCCATTGGAAGCGGTCTTCCTGAGTTATCGGAAGATCGGATCGCAGAGTCGGTGATGGAATACCTTCGAAATGTCCCCAGACGACCCCCGGTTCCGGAGAAAGAATTTCGATGCCGGCTCTTTTGTTTTTCCGGTTTTGGTAAGCGCAGAATCCGTTGAACAGCAGATTGATGCGGCAGTTGTTCGGAAGATCCATGTGCAGGGTCCATTCCGGGACGTCGGTATTGGCGGTAATGCGGCCGGGGGTTTCCTGAGTTCGGAAAAAACGGCCGGAACTGCTCGAGCGGTAGCTGGCACTGCAGTCGCGCGGCTCAATCGACCAGTTGGCAATCCAGGGGTGGGCAGGATATGATCGGAATGTGAATTTCATTCGGCAAATAGTGTTTGTTGCGGGGAAATTCTTCAAGCGAATAAACCGGCAGGCTCATGCTGAAAATTATGAAGGTTAACATTGACGCCGGGGTCGGTGTTGCTGTTAATTACTCGCTTTCTTCACTATAATAGGTGGACTGTATACTTTTATAAATAAGGATCAACATGGCTGTTTCGAAAAAGAAGACCTCTGCGAATAAAACTGCTGACACCACAAAAAACTCCAATAAGCCCGCGTCCGAAAAGGAAACAACCAAACCGATCAAAGTTTCGAAGAAAGCCGCCGCTCCCGGCTCAAAGCTGACTCCGGCAAAAAAAGCTGCAAAGAAGGCCCCGGCAAAAAAAACGGCTGCGAAAAAAGCACCGGCAAAAAAGAAAGCGGTGAAAAAAACCGAAGCGGCGGAATCGAAACCTGTGGTTGCTGAAGTGCCGAAAACGCAGGAGCAGAGAGTTGCCGCCACGGTTGCTGCTGTTGATGAGGCCACGGCGGGCGGTGTTTCTCTGATGGATCGCGAAGAGCGCAATGACCGCATCAAAGAACTGATGGCGCTGGCCTCTGAACATGGCTTTCTGACCTTTGAAGATATCAATGAAGCCTTTCCGGAAGATCTGGTTGTTGTCGAAGACATCGATAAAATTGTGGGGCTTCTCCAAAGTATGGAAATCGACATTATCAAGCAGGATGATGTTGAAGAATATCAGGCACGGCTCGAAAAAGAACAGGCTGACAAACAGAGTGCACGTTCGGATGTGCTGGACGACCCGGTCAGAATGTACCTTAAGCAGATGGGTCAGGTGCCGTTGCTGACGCGTGAGCAGGAGGTGGAAATCTCCATGCGGATCGAAGAGGCGGAAATTGCAACCACCAGTATGTTCAATCGTCTGGGGTGTGCCAAAGATGCTTATCTCGGTGTCATTGAGCGTCTGGAGCAGGGTAAGGAGCGTTTTGACCGCATTATCTCCGATAAACATGTGGAGTGCCGTGAGGACTATTTCAATGATCTGCCGAAAGTACTCAAGGGAATCGATCGGAACAGTGATCTGAAGCTGAAGTACTATCTGGAATACACCAAAGCGAAGAAGGGCAGTCCTGAAGAAAAGAAAGCTTTGAAAAATTTCGACAAGGCGCAGGGACGGCTTTCGGATTATTTTAAGCAACTGCACTTCAAACAGAAAGCCATTGAGGATGTGGTTCCTGAAGTGGATAAATATCATCACAAGATGGAGCATCTGCTCAGCGAAGTGGACCGCCTGAAAAAGAGCCGCGCAAAAAGTGCAAATGCTGATTTGCGTGCAGTTCGCAAAGAGATCAAAGAGCTTGAAACGTATTTGAATATGGAGCAGAAGGAGTTTGAAAAGCACTATGCGGACCTGCGGGTCTGGCTCCGGAAGGGTCTGAAAGCTAAAACGGAAATGATTGAGGCCAACCTGCGTCTGGTGATTTCGATTGCGAAAAAATATACTAACCGCGGCCTCTCGTTCCTCGATCTGATTCAGGAAGGCAATATGGGCCTGATGAAAGCGGTGGAAAAGTTTGAGTACCGTCGCGGGTATAAATTCTCCACCTATGCAACGTGGTGGATTCGCCAGGCGATCACCCGGTCAATTGCCGACCAGGCTCGTACGATCCGTATTCCGGTTCACATGATTGAAACCATCAACAAGCTGATGCGTATCCAGAAACAGCTGCTTCAGGAGTTCGGGCGCGAAGCCTCGCCGGAAGAGCTGGCGGATGAGATGGATCTGCCGGTGGAACGTGTTCGCGCTATTCTTAAAATTGCGCAGCAACCGATTTCACTGCAGAGCCCGATCGGAGATTCCGACGATACCCATTTCGGTGATTTCATCGAGGATAAGTCGGCCGAAAAACCGGATGAAATGACCGCTTTCAGTCTGCTGAAAGAGAAAATCGGTGATGTGCTGATGACGTTAACCGACCGGGAGCAGGAAGTGCTGACGCTCCGTTTCGGCTTGGTGGATGGTTATCCGCGTACGCTGGAAGAAGTTGGTCGGAAGTTCAACGTAACGCGTGAACGTATTCGGCAGATTGAGGCGAAAGCACTGCGTAAAATGCGCCATCCGACCCGTATTCGGAAGCTCGAGGGGTTCCTCGACGGCGAATAATTCAATGCCGGGAATTGAAAGCCGCCGCTGTTAACGCAGCGGCTTTTTTTTTGTTCAGTCGAGACTTAGATCTCCGTGAATGCGGAGGTGGTTTTTCTCTTGATCGACAAACAGTTGGTTCTCAGGAAAAACGGACGGCAGTTTTTCCTGAAGAAGGTGCTGTACGTTGTCGCGCATCTCCTGTTTGACGGTGTCGGGTACGCGACCGAGGGTGGAAATGCGGATGCTTACCACGTAGCCGGGACCGAATTCAGAGCCGAATCCTGCGGAATAGGAGGCCCCGACATTAATAAGGCCATCCATTTCGGGATTCGAAGTTGTGCCTTCGGGGGGGCGGTTGGGATGCCGTGTAAAATATCCGCTATATTCAGTTTCAAGAATGCGGTCGATTTCATCGAAAACATGTTTTAACTTCTTTTCCCATTCTCTGGCTTTTGCAGTACGCATGAAAACAGAGAGCCAAAATTCGCTGGCTGTTTACAAGCGGTAACTGCTGAAAACCGTTATTCGGCGCGTGATTCAAACGTGAATAATATGATGGTTTTTTGTATATTATTCCTTACTCGCAATAGGTATTTTTTTACTGATTGATTTGACTTTGAGCGTTGGTCGCTTATGATTTCCGCTTTTACCGAAAATTGGGTGTAATATAACTTAGGAGGTTACAAAATGAGTGCTCCCACAACGAATCAGAAGCTGCTGGACTGGGTAGCTGAAGTAGAAACCATGTGCACACCGGATCAGGTGGTATGGTGTGACGGTTCCAAAGAAGAATATGACCGCCTGATGGCCGAGATGGTTGAAACAGGAATGGCGATCAAGCTGAATGAAGAAAAACGCCCGAATTCTTATGCGTTTAACTCCGATCCTTCTGATGTTGCCCGTGTTGAAAGCCGTACTTTCATTGCTTCCGTTAAGGAAGAAGATTCCGGCCCGACCAATAACTGGGTGGACCCGAATGAGCTGAAAAAGACCATGACAGAACTCTACACCGGCTGCATGAAAGGCCGTACAATGTATGTGATTCCGTTCTCCATGGGTCCGATCGGTTCTCCGATTGCTAAGAATGCGATTGAAATCACCGATTCGCCTTATGTGGTCACGAACATGCATATCATGACGCGAGTTTCTACAGAAGTTCTGCGTTTGATTGAGAAAGAAGATTTCTTCATTCCCTGTCTGCATTCCGTAGGTTCTCCGCTGGCCGAAGGCGAAAAAGACTGCCGCTGGCCGTGCGCCCCGATCGAAGACAAATATATTGCCCATTTCCCCGACGAAAACCTGATCTGGTCCTACGGTTCTGGATACGGTGGAAACGCGCTGCTGGGTAAGAAATGCCTGGCGCTGCGTATTGCATCCGCCATGGCCGGCCGTGAAGGCTGGATGGCTGAACACATGCTCATTCTGCGCTTCATCAGCCCGGAAGGTAAAAAATATCACGTGGCTGCGGCGTTCCCGTCTGCCTGCGGTAAAACCAATCTCGCCATGCTGCAGTCCACCGTACCGGGCTGGAAAGTGGAAACGATCGGTGATGACATCGCCTGGATGAAACAGGGTGATGACGGCCGTCTGTATGCCATCAACCCGGAAGCCGGCTTCTTTGGTGTGGCTCCGTTCACTTCCAAAGAAACCAACCCGATGGCCATGGCCTCTCTCGACAAAGACTGCATCTATACCAACGTGGTTGTGACACCGGATCTGGATGTCTGGTGGGAAGACATGAATGTGCCGATCGAAAAAGGTACGGATTGGCTGAACCGCCCGTGGACGCCGGACATGAAAGATGAAAACGGCAAGCCGCTCAAGGGTGCACACCCGAACAGCCGCTTCACGGCACCTGCAAGAAACTGTCCGTCGATCTGCCCGGACTGGGAAGATCCGGCCGGTGTTCCGATTGATATCTTCGTATTCGGTGGTAAACGTACTTCCACCGTTCCGCTGGTTCACGAAGCCTTTGACTTCGAACAGGGCGTATTCATGGGGGCAACCGCTTCCTCCGAGCCGACCGCTGCTGCGCTCGACCTCGGTAATGTTTCCCTGCGCTTCGACCCGTTCGCCATGACGCCGTTCATCGGCTACCACGCCGGCGACTACATGCAGCATTGGTTCGATATGGGTGAAAAACTCGGAGACAAAGCTCCGAAGGTTTTCTATGTGAACTGGTTCCAGAAAGATGAAAATGGATTCATCTGGCCTGGCTTCGGTGAAAACAGCCGCGTACTGAAATGGATGTGCGACCGTGTAGACGGAAAAGTCGGTGCCCGCGAAACAGCGATCGGCCTGATGCCGGAAGATGGCGACATCAACCTCGACGGTCTGGACCTTTCGGCTGATGCCTGGGAAAAACTGATGAAGGTCGACAAGGATGCTTACAAAGCGACCGTGGCTGACGCTCGTGCATACCTCGCCAAGTTGGGCGACAAACTGCCGGCGAAGATGACGGAACAGCTCGACAAGCTCGAAGCTCGTCTGAATGCCTAAGGTAAATCCGGACAGCTGATCTTCGGATCAGCTTTCTGATAAAGCGTTCTCCGTTCATTCGGAGGGCGCTTTTTTCATATTCAGCCCTGATGCATTACAAAAAGGACTTGGCGGCCTGCTTTTCAAATCTCTGCTTAAAAATATATGCCAGTGGGGGATGGGGTTATGAGATTATTTTTATTCTTCGGAGCGGAATGCTGTTTCAGCTATTGCTGATACAGTGATTTCGGGGAAAATTGATCGGATCGAAGATTGCGAGAGCATCGGGTTTAACGTTCATATGGCTGAAGTCTGAGCCGGACTTTCGGTTCTGTTATTTTCATAACTCTTTTACCTTCTCATTTGAGGAGTCATGCGCCAAAACCTAAATTAACCCGTGGTCCTAAATCTTAAGTCAGTCTCTCCCTGCCCATACTGATCAGTGGATGGAGCCAGATAGATATCAGTACAGTTTTGGAAAATTTGTCGGGTATCACGCTTAACCAAAAGACGAAGTGTGAGCGGATCGACATTAAAATGAACATCTTCAGTGATCGATTTTTTCTGCTGTCGTCTAAACAATTCGGCTGGGCGGTAAGCGGCGCTCCGGATAAGTATCTTTGCAGTGAAATGATTTCCTCTGTGAATATAGAGGATGGCCGTTTAAGTTTGGAACTTGAGGAGTTGGTTGAATATTTGTTCTGGTACGAGGAGAAAGCCCCGTTTCCGATGATGGACTTATTTCGCTTGTAGCATCCAATTTGTGGAAGATTGCTCCATCGGTTAAACGGATGGAAATAAAGGCAGGATAGAGCTTATGTCGCTCATCGATTACATCGTTATTGTTTTATATATCCTCGGCATCGTTGGTTCCGGAATGGTCTTTGCCGGAAA is part of the Pontiella agarivorans genome and encodes:
- the rpoD gene encoding RNA polymerase sigma factor RpoD; this encodes MAVSKKKTSANKTADTTKNSNKPASEKETTKPIKVSKKAAAPGSKLTPAKKAAKKAPAKKTAAKKAPAKKKAVKKTEAAESKPVVAEVPKTQEQRVAATVAAVDEATAGGVSLMDREERNDRIKELMALASEHGFLTFEDINEAFPEDLVVVEDIDKIVGLLQSMEIDIIKQDDVEEYQARLEKEQADKQSARSDVLDDPVRMYLKQMGQVPLLTREQEVEISMRIEEAEIATTSMFNRLGCAKDAYLGVIERLEQGKERFDRIISDKHVECREDYFNDLPKVLKGIDRNSDLKLKYYLEYTKAKKGSPEEKKALKNFDKAQGRLSDYFKQLHFKQKAIEDVVPEVDKYHHKMEHLLSEVDRLKKSRAKSANADLRAVRKEIKELETYLNMEQKEFEKHYADLRVWLRKGLKAKTEMIEANLRLVISIAKKYTNRGLSFLDLIQEGNMGLMKAVEKFEYRRGYKFSTYATWWIRQAITRSIADQARTIRIPVHMIETINKLMRIQKQLLQEFGREASPEELADEMDLPVERVRAILKIAQQPISLQSPIGDSDDTHFGDFIEDKSAEKPDEMTAFSLLKEKIGDVLMTLTDREQEVLTLRFGLVDGYPRTLEEVGRKFNVTRERIRQIEAKALRKMRHPTRIRKLEGFLDGE
- a CDS encoding phosphoenolpyruvate carboxykinase (GTP); this encodes MSAPTTNQKLLDWVAEVETMCTPDQVVWCDGSKEEYDRLMAEMVETGMAIKLNEEKRPNSYAFNSDPSDVARVESRTFIASVKEEDSGPTNNWVDPNELKKTMTELYTGCMKGRTMYVIPFSMGPIGSPIAKNAIEITDSPYVVTNMHIMTRVSTEVLRLIEKEDFFIPCLHSVGSPLAEGEKDCRWPCAPIEDKYIAHFPDENLIWSYGSGYGGNALLGKKCLALRIASAMAGREGWMAEHMLILRFISPEGKKYHVAAAFPSACGKTNLAMLQSTVPGWKVETIGDDIAWMKQGDDGRLYAINPEAGFFGVAPFTSKETNPMAMASLDKDCIYTNVVVTPDLDVWWEDMNVPIEKGTDWLNRPWTPDMKDENGKPLKGAHPNSRFTAPARNCPSICPDWEDPAGVPIDIFVFGGKRTSTVPLVHEAFDFEQGVFMGATASSEPTAAALDLGNVSLRFDPFAMTPFIGYHAGDYMQHWFDMGEKLGDKAPKVFYVNWFQKDENGFIWPGFGENSRVLKWMCDRVDGKVGARETAIGLMPEDGDINLDGLDLSADAWEKLMKVDKDAYKATVADARAYLAKLGDKLPAKMTEQLDKLEARLNA